GCTCTTGGTTTGGGGTGTGTGTTTTTACCGCGGTCACTGTTCTACTTCAATACAATCTCAAAACCAGCTTGCTCGAAATGATGATCAGCGGTAAAGGCAACGGTCAGTTTTTGCTGGTTCATCACCACCATTGAAATGCAGTCGGTCAATCCCCATTCCTTATCTTGATGCCGCGAAAACCACGATAGCCCTTGAGAAAATAATGCGGCGCTCACCGGAACGACTGTAATGTTATCAGCTTGGTAGCAACTGGTAATATAACCAACAGCGGTTTCTCTACCACTCCGGGAAAAGGTGTTTCCTACCTCTGTAAGTACTGCCTCGGTAGTCCAAATTTCCTTCGTCTTGCGTAATTCCGGCAACAAGGCCATGGCCTTTTCGTGATAACCGTCGTTCCTATTGAGTAAGGCCTGGATGTATGCCGTATCCAGAAATACCCGCGCCGCGTTCATTGATTGTCGGATCCCCGCTTCGGAATCCCGTACAGATAGTGGTCGTGTTCCCTCGCCAAATCCTCAGGACCTTCCACACTACCGGCCAAC
The nucleotide sequence above comes from Spirochaeta lutea. Encoded proteins:
- a CDS encoding type II toxin-antitoxin system VapC family toxin: MNAARVFLDTAYIQALLNRNDGYHEKAMALLPELRKTKEIWTTEAVLTEVGNTFSRSGRETAVGYITSCYQADNITVVPVSAALFSQGLSWFSRHQDKEWGLTDCISMVVMNQQKLTVAFTADHHFEQAGFEIVLK